The Ramlibacter pinisoli genome segment GCCACGTGCGCAACACCGAGACGGTGGTGCGGTTCCTGGCCGAGCACCCCTTCGTGTCGCGCGTCGGCCATCCGCTGCTCGAATCCCACCCCAGCCACGCGCTGGCCCGCAAGCTGCTGCCGCGCGGCGCGGGCTCGGTGTTCAGCTTCGACATCCGCGGCACGCGCGCGCAGGGCCGCGCCTTCATCGACGCCCTTCGCCTGTTCAGCCACCTGGCCAACGTCGGCGACTGCCGCTCGCTGGTCATCCACCCGGCCAGCACCACGCACTTCCGCATGAGCGACGAGGCACTGGCGGGCGCGGGCATCACGCAGGGCACGATCCGGCTGTCGATCGGGCTGGAGGATCCCGACGACCTGGTCGACGACCTGAAGCGGGCGCTCAAGGCGGCCGAGAAGGCGGGAGCCTGACGATGGAGCTCACCGTCAACGGCCACCCGGCCTACTGCTACACCGGCGGCAAGCCCTTCGACGCCGCCAAGCCCACGGCCGTGTTCGTGCACGGCGTGCTGAACGACCACAGCGTCTGGACCCTGCAGACGCGCTACCTGGCCAACCACGGCTGGAACGTGCTGGCGGTCGACCTGCCGGGCCACTGCCGCAGCGGCGGCGACGCGCCGGCCAGCGTCGAGGAGGCGGCCGGCTTCATCGCCGCGCTGCTCGACGCCGCCGGCGTGCAGCGCGCCGCCCTGGTGGGCCACAGCTGGGGCTCGCTGATCGCGCTGGAGGCGGCCGCCCGGCTGGGTGAGCGCGTGAGCCACCTGGTCCTGGTGGGCACCGCGTTCCCGATGAAGGTGTCGCCGGCGCTGCTCGAGGCCTCGCTCGAGACGCCGGAGAAGGCGCTGCGCATGGTCAGCGTGTTCTCGCGCTCCACCCTGGCGCCCCCCGGCGGGGCAGGCGTCTGGGTCTACGGATCGAGCATGGCGCTGGGACGCCGGGTGCTGCGCAGCAATCCGGCGGTGAACGTCTTCCACCGCGGCTTCCAGGCCTGCGACCGCTACGCCAACGGCCTGCACGCCATCGCCGCCGTGCGCGCGCCCATCCTGTTCGTGCTGGGCGCGGTCGACCAGATGACGATGCCGCGGATGGCACAGCCGCTGGTCGATGCCGCGCGTGCCGCCGGCAAGCCGGTCGAGGTCGTCACGGTTCCGGTGGGCCACCACGAGATGGCCGAAGCGCCGGAGGAGACGTTGGCGGCGCTGAAGGCCTTCCTGGGACCATGATCGTCACCCCGCCGATGGACCCGGCGCGCGCGCAGGAGATCGCCGCCGGCTTCGACCTGCGCGCGCTGCCGCCGGACTTCTACGCCAATCCCTATCCGGTGTACGCCGCGCTGCGCGCGCACGAGCCGGTGCGGCGCATGCCCGACGGCTCCTGGCTGCTGACTCGCCATGCCGACCTGGTGGCGGTGTACCGCGACGCGCAGGCGTTCAGCTCCGACAAGCAGGTGGAGTTCACGCCCAAGTACGGCGAAGGCTCGCCCCTGCTGGCGCACCACACCACCAGCCTGGTGTTCAACGACCCGCCGCTGCACACGCGCGTGCGGCGCCTGATGATGGGCGCCCTCACCCGCCGTGCCATCGCCGGCATGGAGCCGGGCCTGGTCGTGTTGGTCGACAGCCTGCTCGACCGCATCGCGGCGCGCGATGGCGGCGACCTGGTGGAGGATTTCGCCGCAGCCATCCCGGTGGAGATCATCGGCAACCTGCTGGGCGTGCCGCACACCGAGCGCGGACCGCTGCGCGACTGGTCGCTGGCCATCCTGGGCGCGCTCGAGCCCCGGCTCACGCCCGCACAGGAAGAAGCGGGCAACCGCGCCGTGGTCGAGATGCTCGACTACCTGCGCGGCCTGGTCGCGCAGCGCCGGCGCCAGCCGGGCGACCCCGAGCACGACGTCCTGACGCGGCTGATCCAGGGCGACGGCGGCGAGCAGCTGTCCGAACACGAGCTGCTGCAAAACTGCATCTTCATCCTCAACGCCGGCCACGAGACCACCACCAACCTGATCGGCAATGCCCTGGTCGCCCTGCAGGAGTGGCCCGCGCAGAAGGCCGCCCTGCAGGCCGCCATCGACCGCGACCCGCAGGGGGTGTCGCTCGAGCCGGTGCTGTCGGCGGCGGTCGACGAGTTCCTGCGCTTCGAATCGTCCAACCAGCTGGGCAACCGGCGCGCCGTGCGCGCCTGCGAGGTGGGCGGCACGCGCTTCGAGGAGGGCGCCCTGGTGACCCTGTGCATCGGCGCCGCCAACCGCGACCCGGCCGTGTTCGACCGGCCGGACGAACTGGACCTGGCGCGCGCCGACAACCGGCACCTGGCATTCGGCTTCGGCATCCACCAGTGCGCCGGCCTCAGCCTGGCGCGGCTGGAGGGGCGTGTGGCGATCGGCCGCTTCCTGGCCCGCTTCCCCGGCTACCGCCTCGCCGCGCCGCCCACGCGGGGCGGCCGGGCCCGCTTCCGCGGCTTCCTGCACGCACCGTTCACGATCGGCTAGCAGCCAACTGCCGCAGCAGGTGCAGGCGGTCGAGCTTGCCGCCCGGAAGGCGGGGTAAGGCCGGCAGCACCACCAGGCGCCAGCCGGCATCCGGTCCTGGTGGCAGCGCGCCGGCCAGCCGCCCGGCGACCTCGCGCGCCCCGAGGGTGGGCGGCTGCGGGACCACCGCCACGGCCAGGGTCGCCTGGCCGTCGCCATGCAAGGCGACCACGGCGCAGTCGGCCACGATGGGGTGGCGACGCAACTCGTCTTCCAGCACCGCGGCCGGCACCTTGATGCCCCCCAGCACCACCAGGTCGTCGTGGCGGCCCAGCAGCTGCAGCAGGCGCGGCGCCACCAGCCGGCCGACGTCGCCGGTGAGGAACCAGCCATCGCGGAAGGCGGCGGCGCTGGCCTGCGGATCGTCCAGGTAGCCCGTCACCATGCAGGGCGAGCGCACGGCGATCAAGCCGTCGCGGCCCTCGGCCACCTCGCGGCCGGTGTCGTCGAGGATGCGCACCGCCACGCCCGTGTCGAGCTGGCCGGTCGCCTGCGCGTCCATCGCGACGCACACGGTGCTGGTCTCGTTGGTGCCGTAGCGGTTCTCGACCTCGGTGCCGAACACGGCGCGCACCCGGGCTGCCAGCGCCGCCGGCACGCGACCGCCGATCGTGCTCACCGCCACCGGCCGCGGCGCGGCATGACCAGCCGGCAGCTCGTCCAGCAGCCGCGCCACTTGCGCCGGCAGCCCGGCGACGTGGGTGGGCGCAAGCGTTCCGATGGCGGCGCCGCTCCCGACCAGCACCGCGCCGCCGCGGCGCAGCCAGCCGCAGATGCGCAGGTAGCTGGCGTTCACGACCAGGGGCGCCAGCACCAGCAGGCGCGTGCCGGCGACGAGATCCCAGCCGGGCACCTCCAGCAGCGTACGGATGCGCAGGTCGAGCACGGCATGCGAGAGCGCCAGCAAGCGCGCCGCGCCACTCGACCCGGAGGTCGACGCCAGCCGGGCCGGCCGGGCAGCGTCGAGCGGACCGCCGCCCTCGTCGGGCAGGCCGACCTGCCAGCGCTGGACGAACGCCTGGTCGAACCGGTGCAAGGTCACCCCTGCCGGCGCCCGGAAGTCGGCGTCCGAGAACCAGTGCTGCACCCGGGCCAGCACCGCGGCCGTGCCGGCATCCGGGCCCAGGACCGAGGCCGTGACGCAGCCCAGGCTCTCCGCCGCGAGCAGCACCACCAGTTGCGGCCCCAGGCCCAGCCCGGTGCCGCCCACCGCGACCCGCTCGCCCGCGCGCAGCCCCAGGGCGCGCAACTCGCGCGCACAGCGCCGCACCAGCAGGTCGAGCTCGCCGTAGCGCAGGTCGACGCCGCGTTCGTGCAGCGCCAGTGCGCCGGGGTTGCGCTGCGCCTGGCTGCGCAGGTGGTCGGCGGTGCAGGCCGTCAGCTGCATGGGGATGCCCGCGCCCCGGCCTGCAGGAACAGGCGCAGCAAGGCGGCGCGATCGAGCTTGCCGCCCGGCAACCGCGGCAGGGCGTCGACCGTGAGCAGCCGGATGCCGAGTGCGGCGACATCGGCCAGCGCCGGCTCCAATTCGGCCTGCGCCTCGGCGACGCTGCGGCCCGGCCTCAGCACGACGGCGATGCCCAGCGTGGTGCGGCCGCCATCCAGCTGCACGGACAAGGCGGCCGCGGCGGCCAGCGACGGCAGGCGGGCCAGCCGCTCCTCCAGCACGGCGGCGCCGATCTTCAGTCCGCCGACGCTGAGCAGGTCGTCGCGCCGCCCGAGCAGCCGCAGTCGCCGTGGCGCCACCAGCTGGCCCACGTCGTTGCTGACGTACCAGCCGTCGCGGAAGGCGCGCGCGGTCTCCTGCGGCCGCTGCAGGTAGCCGCCCACGAGCGCCGGCGTGCGCACGGCGACCGTGCCCTGCGCGCCCGCCGGCAACGCATGGCCGTCGTCGTCGAGGATGCGGACGTCGGCGCCCGGGCACAGCGTGCCGGTGCCGTCCTCGTCCATGTCGTCGCAGACCGGGCCGGCCTCGCCGCAGCCGTACAGGCTGCGCGGCCGCGCGCCCAGCACGGCTTCGGCGCGTTGCCGCAGCCAGGCGGGCAGCACGCCGCCGACCACCTCGCTCTCGACGCGCCAGGGCAGCCGGGTGTCCGGCGGCATGGCGGCCAGCAGCGCGTCGAGGTGGGCCGGCAGGCCATACAGGGCGGTCGGCCGCAGCACCGCCAGGTCGAGATGGCTGCCGCCGACGATGGCGGCACCGGCCCGCAGGCAGGCGGCCGCGCGCGGGAAGGCGCCGCCCACCACCAGCGGCGCCAGCAACAGCAGGCGGGTGCCGCGGCCCCGCACGCCAGCGCCTTCGCCGAGCACCAGGTCGATCCACCACTCCTGCCCCGCCCGGGTGTGCTGCAGGATCTTGGGCTCGCCGGTCGATCCCGACGTGCGGCCCATGCGCTGCGGTGCCTCGGGCGGCGTCTCCACCCAGGGCGGCGGCGGACCCTCCAGCGGCTGGTCCAGCGCCTGCAGGAAGGCCGCATCGACCGGCACGAGCCGCACGCCGGCCGGCACCTCCTGCCGCTCGCCGGCCAGCACCCACTGCACGTGCCGGAACACGGTGGCCGCGCCGGCATCGCCGCTGGCGCCGAACGACGCCGTGACGGCGCCCAGGCCTTCGGCGGCCAGCAAGGCCACCAGCTGCCGCGCGATGCCCGGGCCGCCGACCGCCACCCGGTCGCCCGGACGGACGCCCAGCGCCGCCAGACGCTGCGCGCAGCGCAGCACCCGGTGGTGGAAGGTGCCGTAGCTGACCGGCCCGTGCTCGTCATGGATGGCCAGGCGTTGCGGCTCGGCGGCGGCGACCGCACCGACCTGGGCCGCGGTGCACTGGTGTGCCGTCATGCCGCGCCGGCCCGTTCGACGAACCGGCGCAAGAGCGCGGCGCGATCGAGCTTGCCGGCGGTCAGGCGTGGCAAGGCGTCCAGCGCCAGGAGGCGGATGCCCAACCCGGCCACGTCGGCCAGCGCCGGCGCGATCTCGGCCCGGGCCTGCGCGAGCGTGCGGCCGGGCGCCAGCACCACGGCGACGCCCAGCGTGGTGCGGCCGCCATCCAGCTGCACGCTCAGCACCGCCGCGGCGGCCAGCGACGCCAACCCCGCCAGCCGCTCCTCCAGCAGGCTGCAGGCGACCTTGACGCCGCGCACCACCAGCACGTCGTCGCGGCGGCCGACCAGGCGCAGGACGCCCGGCGCCACCTGCGCGCCGGCATCGCCGGTGATGTACCAGCCGTCGCGGAACGCCTGGGCGCTGGCCGCGGGATCCTGCAGGTAGCCGCCCGCCACGGCCGGCGTGCGCAGCGCGATGGTGCCGACCTCCCCCGGCGGGAGGTCGTGCCCGGCGTCATCCAGGATGCGCAGCTCCACGCCCGGCATCACGGCGCCGACGCCGTCCTCGTCGATCGCCTCGCAGATCGGCCCGGCCTCGTTGCAGCCATAGCGGTTGTGCACGGCGACACCGAGGGCGGCCGAGGCCCGGTCGCGCAGCCAGCGCGGGACGGCGCCACCCACCACGCAGGCGGCGATGGGCGATGGCAGCACCACCCCCGCCGGCAGCGCGGCCACGAAGCCCTCCAGGTGGGCCGGCAGGCCGAACAGCGCGGTCGGGCGCAGTGCGTCCAGGTCGAGTTCGTAGCCCGCCAGGACCGCCGCGCCCACCCGCAGGCAGGCGCTGGCCCGCGCATAGGCGCCGCCGACCACCAGCGGGCACAGCAGCAGCATGCGCGAGTCGGCGCCGTGGGCCAGCAGGCAGCTGGAGTAGGCCGACGCCACCCACCATTCGTAGGCAGTGCGGTCGTGCAGCAGGAACTTGGGCGCGCCCGAGGAGCCCGAGGTGCGGGCCAGGCGCTGCGGCGTATCGGGCGCCAGTGCGGGCCAGGCGACTGCCGGTGCGGCCAGCGGCTGGCGCCAGGCCTGGACGAAGGCATCGTCGAGCGCAACGAAGCGCACGCCCGCGGGGACCTGTTGCGGGAGGCCGGCGATCACCCAGTGCACCTGCCGGAACAATGCCGGCGCGGCGGCGTCGCCTTCGGCAGCGAACGAAGCGGTGACTCCCCCCAGCCCCTCGACGGCGATGGACACGGCCAGTTGCCGCCCCAGCCCCGGACCGCCGATGGCGACCCGGTCGCCGGCACGAAACCCCATCGAGACCAGGAGCTGCGCGCAACGCACGACGCGGTGGCGGAACTCGCCATAGGACAGCGGCCCCTCCTCGTCGTGCACGGCCAGCCGGCCGGGTGCACGGTCCGCGACCGCCTCGAGCTGGATCGCGGTGGCGGCGGGCAGGGTCATGCGCGCGTCACACCACGTCCTTCAGGTACAGCCCGCTCCAGGCGCCGCTGGCCCACAGGCGCGCGCTGGCCTCGGTGCGTGGCAGCAGCAGGTGGCGCAGCAGCGGCTCGAGCGCGGTCGATTGCACGTCGGCCAGCAGGATGTAGCGCATGGCGACGGCGTCGTCGACCTCGTTCAGCCGCCCGACCCAGTCGAGTTGCACCAGGGTCTCGAGCACCGGTTCGAGCTGCAGCGGGTCGACGCCGAGGGCGGTGACCAGTTCGTCGATCGACAGGCCGCGGCGCGCGCTGGCGCGCACCCGGTGCAGGTGCTGCAGGACTTCCAACGCCAGCTGGAACTGCCAGCCGTGCGCGGTGGCCAGCCGCCGGCTCGCCCCCAGCAGGCTGGGCAGGTAGGCGGCCACCACGGCGCCCAGCAGCACCACGATCCAGGCGAGATAGATCCACACCAGCAGGATGGGCACGGTGGCGAAGGCGCCGTACACCACCGACAGGGTGGGCACCGCCCCCAGGTACCAGGCCAGCAGCCGCTTGGCCAGCTCGATGCCGAAGGCGGCGAACAGGCCGCCGGCGATGGCATGCGAGTGGCGCACCGGCGCATTGGGCACGTAGTGGTACAGGCTGGACAGGCCGGCGGCCAGCAGGATGAACTCCATCACGTCGATGACGAACTGCACCGCGCCCGGGATGCCCGATACCAGCCCGCGCGACGCGTACAGCGCGTAGGAGGTGAAACTCAGGCTGGCGGCCAGCAGCAGCGGCCCCAGCGTCATGACGGCCCAGTACACCAGCACCCGTTGCGCCAGCGGGCGCGGCCGGCGCACCCGCCAGATGTTGTTCAGGGTGCGGTCGATGGTGAGCACCAGCGCCAGCGCCGAGAAGAACAGCACCGTGAAACCCAGCGTGCCCAGCCGGCTGGCCTTGCCCGAGAACTGCGTCAGGTAGCCCAGCACCTGGCGCGCGATGGCGTCGGGCACCAGGCTCTGCACCAGCCACTGCTGCAGCGAGCCCTGCAGCTTGCTGAACATCGGGAACGCGGTGAACACCGCCAGGGCCACCGTGACCAGGGGCACCAGCGCGATGGTGGTGGTGAACGTGAGGCTGCTGGCGGTGAGGCCCAGGCGGTCCTCCCGGAACCGTTCGCGCAGCGTGCGCGCCGTCGAGAGCCAGGGAAAGCGCGAGAGCTCGGCGAGCAGCGGGGCCACGTTCATCGGCCGCTATGATGCCACCGGCCATGCACGACACCTCTCCTGCCGCAACGGCGGCCTCGCCCGAGCTGCGGGCCATCCGCGCACTGGCTGTCGGCAGCCTGGTGGCGCTGATCGCCTTTGACGTCGCCTGGGACCTGGCGGTCACCGACCTCAGGCCCAGCGGCCTGTGGACCGCGCTCAAGGTGCTGCCCCTGTGCATCGCCCTGTCGGGGCTGCTGCGGCACCGCATGTACACGTACCGCTGGATGTCGCTGCTGGTGTGGCTGTATTTCGTCGAGGGCGTGGTGCGCGCGTGGAGCGAACGCGGCGCCGCCCGCGGGCTGGCCGGCCTGGAAATCCTGCTGTGCCTGCTCCTGTTCGCCGCCTGCGGGCTGCACGTTCGCCAGCGCCTGGGCTGGGGAAGGAAGAAACGATGACCGAGCTGATCGAACGACTGCGGGCCCTGGTGGGCGCCGCCAACGTGCTCACCGAGGGCGACCTGAGCGCCTGGGAGCAGGACTGGCGCAAGCGCGCGCGCGGCAAGGCGCTGGCCGTGGTGCGGCCGGGCAGCACGGTGGAAGTGGCCGGCGTCGTGCGCGCCTGCGCGGCGGCCGGCGTCTCCATCGTGCCCCAGGGCGGCAACACCGGCCTGGTGGTGGGCGGCGTGCCGGATGCCAGCGGCCGCCAGGTGGTGCTGAGCCTGCAGCGCATGGCCACGGTGCGTGCCGTCGACCGCGACAACCTCACCATGACCGTGGACGCCGGCTGCGTGCTGCAGTCGGTGCAGGAGGCTGCCGACCAGGCCGGTTTCATGTTCCCGCTCAGCCTGGCCGCGGAAGGCAGCTGCACCATTGGCGGCAACCTCGCCACCAACGCCGGCGGCACGCAGGTTCTGCGCTACGGCAACACGCGCGAACTGTGCCTGGGGCTGGAGGTGGTCACGGCCGCGGGCGAGGTGTGGGACGGCCTCACCGGCCTGCGCAAGGACAACACCGGCTACGACCTGCGCCAGCTGTTCATCGGCAGCGAGGGCACGCTGGGCGTCATCACGGCCGCCACGCTGAAGCTGTATCCCAAGCCGGCCGCGACGCTCACCGCCTGGGCGGCCGTGCCGTCCGTGGCGAAGGCGGTCGAACTGCTGGCGCTCGCGCAGCAGCGGCTGGCCGCGGGGCTCACGGGTTTCGAGCTGATGGGCCGCTTCGCGCTGCAGCTGGTGGACAAGCACCACCCGCAGCTGCGCGTGCCCTTCGTGCAGGACAGCCCCTACGGGGTGCTGCTGGAGAACTCGGACAGCGAGTCGGAAGCCCATGCCCGCGAGCGCTTCGAGGCCCTGCTCGCCGACGCCTTCGAGGCCGGCCTGTGCACCGACGCCGTGGTGGCCGAGAACCTGGCGCAGGCACACCAGCTCTGGCACATCCGCGAGAGCATTCCGCTGGCGCAGGCCGACGAAGGCCTGAACGTCAAGCACGACATCTCGGTGCCGATCTCGCGCATCCCGGCGTTCTGCGAGGAAACCGACGCCCTCCTGCAGCGCGAGATCCCGGGCGTGCGGCTGGTGAATTTCGGCCACCTGGGCGACGGCAACCTGCACTACAACGTGCAGGCGCCCGAGGGCGGCGACCACGCCGCCTTCCTGCGCCAGTACGAGGACCGGGTGAACACGCTGGTGTACGACCAGGTGCACCGCTACAACGGCTCGATCTCGGCCGAGCACGGCATCGGCGAGCTCAAGGTCGACAAGCTGCCGCACTACAAGTCGCCGGTGGCCCTGGCCCTGATGCGCAGCGTCAAGCAGGCCCTGGACCCGCAGGGCATCCTCAATCCGGGTCGCGTGGTGCACGGATAATTGCCGCCATGACGCGCCCCGTCCGCTCCCAGTACGAAGACTTCATGCGCCATGTCCACGAGCATGGCACGCCCAAGCAGGATCGAACCGGCACCGGCACGCGCAGCGTGTTCGGCCACCAGATGCGGTTCGACCTGGCCGAGGGCTTCCCGCTGGTGACGACCAAGAAGGTCCACCTGAAGTCCATCATCCACGAGCTGCTGTGGTTCCTGGAGGGCTCGAGCGACAACAACCGGCTGCGCGAGCGCGGCGTCACGATCTGGGACGAGTGGGCGCGCGAGGACGGCGACCTGGGCCCGGTGTACGGCGTGCAGTGGCGCAGCTGGCCCACGCCGGATGGCGGCCAGATCGACCAGATCGCCGAGGCGGTGAAGACCATCCGCACCAACCCGGATTCGCGCCGCATCATCGTCAGCGCCTGGAACGTGGCCGACCTGCCGAAGATGGCGCTGGCGCCCTGCCACGCGTTCTTCCAGTTCTACGTGGCGGACGGCAAGCTGTCGTGCCAGCTGTACCAGCGCAGCGCCGACATCTTCCTGGGCGTGCCGTTCAACATCGCCAGCTACGCCCTGCTCACCCACATGATGGCGCAGCAGTGCGACCTGGGCGTGGGCGACTTCATCTGGACCGGCGGCGACTGCCACATCTACAGCAACCACGACGAGCAGGTGCAGCTGCAGCTGTCGCGCCAGCCCTTCCCCTACCCGGTGCTCAAGATCCACCGCAAGCCGGCCTCCATCTTCGACTACCGCTTCGAGGACTTCGAGGTGCAGGAGTACCAGTGCCACGGCGCCATCAAGGCGCCCGTGGCGGTATGAACAGCCCGGCCGCCGCCAAGGCCCAGGGCACCGCAGCGCGCCGCGCGCAGGGGATGCGATGACCACCGCGACGCTCGGCCTGATCTACGCCCGCGCCGCCAACGGCGTGATCGGCCGCGACGGCGGCCTGCCTTGGCACCTGCCCGAGGACCTGGCCCACTTCAAGGCCGTGACCCTGGGCGCGCCGGTGATCATGGGCCGCAAGACCTGGGATTCGCTGCCGCCGAAGTTCCGGCCGTTGCCGGGCCGGCGCAACATCGTCGTGACGCGGCAGGCGGATTGGACCGCCGGCGGGGCCGAACGGGCCGCTTCGCTCGAGCAGGCGGTCGCTCTGTGCCACGATGTGCCGCGCGCCTGGGTCATCGGCGGCGCCGAGCTGTATGCGCAGGCGGAGCCGCTGGCCCAGGTGGCGGAAGTCACCGAGATCGACCAGGCGTTCGACGGCGATGCCCGGGCGCCGACGCTGGGGCCGGGCTGGCGGGAAGTGTCCCGCGCCCGTCACGTCGCGGCCTC includes the following:
- a CDS encoding alpha/beta fold hydrolase, with translation MELTVNGHPAYCYTGGKPFDAAKPTAVFVHGVLNDHSVWTLQTRYLANHGWNVLAVDLPGHCRSGGDAPASVEEAAGFIAALLDAAGVQRAALVGHSWGSLIALEAAARLGERVSHLVLVGTAFPMKVSPALLEASLETPEKALRMVSVFSRSTLAPPGGAGVWVYGSSMALGRRVLRSNPAVNVFHRGFQACDRYANGLHAIAAVRAPILFVLGAVDQMTMPRMAQPLVDAARAAGKPVEVVTVPVGHHEMAEAPEETLAALKAFLGP
- a CDS encoding cytochrome P450, with the translated sequence MIVTPPMDPARAQEIAAGFDLRALPPDFYANPYPVYAALRAHEPVRRMPDGSWLLTRHADLVAVYRDAQAFSSDKQVEFTPKYGEGSPLLAHHTTSLVFNDPPLHTRVRRLMMGALTRRAIAGMEPGLVVLVDSLLDRIAARDGGDLVEDFAAAIPVEIIGNLLGVPHTERGPLRDWSLAILGALEPRLTPAQEEAGNRAVVEMLDYLRGLVAQRRRQPGDPEHDVLTRLIQGDGGEQLSEHELLQNCIFILNAGHETTTNLIGNALVALQEWPAQKAALQAAIDRDPQGVSLEPVLSAAVDEFLRFESSNQLGNRRAVRACEVGGTRFEEGALVTLCIGAANRDPAVFDRPDELDLARADNRHLAFGFGIHQCAGLSLARLEGRVAIGRFLARFPGYRLAAPPTRGGRARFRGFLHAPFTIG
- a CDS encoding class I adenylate-forming enzyme family protein; amino-acid sequence: MQLTACTADHLRSQAQRNPGALALHERGVDLRYGELDLLVRRCARELRALGLRAGERVAVGGTGLGLGPQLVVLLAAESLGCVTASVLGPDAGTAAVLARVQHWFSDADFRAPAGVTLHRFDQAFVQRWQVGLPDEGGGPLDAARPARLASTSGSSGAARLLALSHAVLDLRIRTLLEVPGWDLVAGTRLLVLAPLVVNASYLRICGWLRRGGAVLVGSGAAIGTLAPTHVAGLPAQVARLLDELPAGHAAPRPVAVSTIGGRVPAALAARVRAVFGTEVENRYGTNETSTVCVAMDAQATGQLDTGVAVRILDDTGREVAEGRDGLIAVRSPCMVTGYLDDPQASAAAFRDGWFLTGDVGRLVAPRLLQLLGRHDDLVVLGGIKVPAAVLEDELRRHPIVADCAVVALHGDGQATLAVAVVPQPPTLGAREVAGRLAGALPPGPDAGWRLVVLPALPRLPGGKLDRLHLLRQLAASRS
- a CDS encoding AMP-binding protein, translating into MTAHQCTAAQVGAVAAAEPQRLAIHDEHGPVSYGTFHHRVLRCAQRLAALGVRPGDRVAVGGPGIARQLVALLAAEGLGAVTASFGASGDAGAATVFRHVQWVLAGERQEVPAGVRLVPVDAAFLQALDQPLEGPPPPWVETPPEAPQRMGRTSGSTGEPKILQHTRAGQEWWIDLVLGEGAGVRGRGTRLLLLAPLVVGGAFPRAAACLRAGAAIVGGSHLDLAVLRPTALYGLPAHLDALLAAMPPDTRLPWRVESEVVGGVLPAWLRQRAEAVLGARPRSLYGCGEAGPVCDDMDEDGTGTLCPGADVRILDDDGHALPAGAQGTVAVRTPALVGGYLQRPQETARAFRDGWYVSNDVGQLVAPRRLRLLGRRDDLLSVGGLKIGAAVLEERLARLPSLAAAAALSVQLDGGRTTLGIAVVLRPGRSVAEAQAELEPALADVAALGIRLLTVDALPRLPGGKLDRAALLRLFLQAGARASPCS
- a CDS encoding class I adenylate-forming enzyme family protein; translated protein: MTLPAATAIQLEAVADRAPGRLAVHDEEGPLSYGEFRHRVVRCAQLLVSMGFRAGDRVAIGGPGLGRQLAVSIAVEGLGGVTASFAAEGDAAAPALFRQVHWVIAGLPQQVPAGVRFVALDDAFVQAWRQPLAAPAVAWPALAPDTPQRLARTSGSSGAPKFLLHDRTAYEWWVASAYSSCLLAHGADSRMLLLCPLVVGGAYARASACLRVGAAVLAGYELDLDALRPTALFGLPAHLEGFVAALPAGVVLPSPIAACVVGGAVPRWLRDRASAALGVAVHNRYGCNEAGPICEAIDEDGVGAVMPGVELRILDDAGHDLPPGEVGTIALRTPAVAGGYLQDPAASAQAFRDGWYITGDAGAQVAPGVLRLVGRRDDVLVVRGVKVACSLLEERLAGLASLAAAAVLSVQLDGGRTTLGVAVVLAPGRTLAQARAEIAPALADVAGLGIRLLALDALPRLTAGKLDRAALLRRFVERAGAA
- a CDS encoding YihY family inner membrane protein yields the protein MNVAPLLAELSRFPWLSTARTLRERFREDRLGLTASSLTFTTTIALVPLVTVALAVFTAFPMFSKLQGSLQQWLVQSLVPDAIARQVLGYLTQFSGKASRLGTLGFTVLFFSALALVLTIDRTLNNIWRVRRPRPLAQRVLVYWAVMTLGPLLLAASLSFTSYALYASRGLVSGIPGAVQFVIDVMEFILLAAGLSSLYHYVPNAPVRHSHAIAGGLFAAFGIELAKRLLAWYLGAVPTLSVVYGAFATVPILLVWIYLAWIVVLLGAVVAAYLPSLLGASRRLATAHGWQFQLALEVLQHLHRVRASARRGLSIDELVTALGVDPLQLEPVLETLVQLDWVGRLNEVDDAVAMRYILLADVQSTALEPLLRHLLLPRTEASARLWASGAWSGLYLKDVV
- a CDS encoding DUF2069 domain-containing protein, whose amino-acid sequence is MHDTSPAATAASPELRAIRALAVGSLVALIAFDVAWDLAVTDLRPSGLWTALKVLPLCIALSGLLRHRMYTYRWMSLLVWLYFVEGVVRAWSERGAARGLAGLEILLCLLLFAACGLHVRQRLGWGRKKR
- a CDS encoding FAD-binding oxidoreductase; its protein translation is MTELIERLRALVGAANVLTEGDLSAWEQDWRKRARGKALAVVRPGSTVEVAGVVRACAAAGVSIVPQGGNTGLVVGGVPDASGRQVVLSLQRMATVRAVDRDNLTMTVDAGCVLQSVQEAADQAGFMFPLSLAAEGSCTIGGNLATNAGGTQVLRYGNTRELCLGLEVVTAAGEVWDGLTGLRKDNTGYDLRQLFIGSEGTLGVITAATLKLYPKPAATLTAWAAVPSVAKAVELLALAQQRLAAGLTGFELMGRFALQLVDKHHPQLRVPFVQDSPYGVLLENSDSESEAHARERFEALLADAFEAGLCTDAVVAENLAQAHQLWHIRESIPLAQADEGLNVKHDISVPISRIPAFCEETDALLQREIPGVRLVNFGHLGDGNLHYNVQAPEGGDHAAFLRQYEDRVNTLVYDQVHRYNGSISAEHGIGELKVDKLPHYKSPVALALMRSVKQALDPQGILNPGRVVHG
- a CDS encoding thymidylate synthase; translation: MTRPVRSQYEDFMRHVHEHGTPKQDRTGTGTRSVFGHQMRFDLAEGFPLVTTKKVHLKSIIHELLWFLEGSSDNNRLRERGVTIWDEWAREDGDLGPVYGVQWRSWPTPDGGQIDQIAEAVKTIRTNPDSRRIIVSAWNVADLPKMALAPCHAFFQFYVADGKLSCQLYQRSADIFLGVPFNIASYALLTHMMAQQCDLGVGDFIWTGGDCHIYSNHDEQVQLQLSRQPFPYPVLKIHRKPASIFDYRFEDFEVQEYQCHGAIKAPVAV
- a CDS encoding dihydrofolate reductase; this translates as MTTATLGLIYARAANGVIGRDGGLPWHLPEDLAHFKAVTLGAPVIMGRKTWDSLPPKFRPLPGRRNIVVTRQADWTAGGAERAASLEQAVALCHDVPRAWVIGGAELYAQAEPLAQVAEVTEIDQAFDGDARAPTLGPGWREVSRARHVAASGLAYSFVTYHHATHGGH